One Bradyrhizobium sp. CCGB12 genomic window carries:
- a CDS encoding replication-associated recombination protein A, with protein MSPKRPQETPTLFAAAGLDHEAPHPLPDRLRPRALSEVVGQDHILGPDGALTRMLETRTLGSLVFWGPPGTGKTTVARLLADATDLHFEQISAVFSGVADLKKAFDAARARREMGKGTLLFVDEVHRFNRAQQDSFLPVMEDGTVVMVGATTENPSFELNAALLSRARVLVFRSLDAAAIEKLFAHAEAVEGRKLPLDAEARAVLVRMADGDGRASLTLAEEVWRSARADEVFNAAQLQEILQRRAPIYDKSADGHYNLISALHKSVRGSDPDAALYYLARMLDAGEDPLFLARRVVRMAVEDIGLADPQALVVANAAKDAFDFLGHPEGELAIAQAVVYLATAPKSNAVYTAFGTAMQVAKQAGSLLPPKHILNSPTKLMKSEGYGSGYEYDHDAPDAFSGQDYFPEALGRQTFYDPPERGFEREIRKRLDYWAKLRKERGG; from the coding sequence ATGAGTCCGAAGCGACCACAGGAGACGCCAACCCTCTTTGCCGCGGCGGGGCTCGACCACGAGGCTCCGCATCCGCTGCCGGACCGGCTGCGCCCGCGCGCATTATCGGAGGTCGTCGGCCAGGATCACATCCTCGGCCCCGACGGCGCGCTGACGCGCATGTTGGAGACGCGCACGCTCGGTTCGCTGGTGTTCTGGGGGCCGCCCGGCACCGGCAAGACCACGGTGGCGCGGCTGCTGGCGGATGCGACCGATCTGCATTTCGAGCAGATTTCCGCGGTGTTCTCCGGCGTCGCCGACCTGAAGAAGGCCTTCGATGCGGCGCGCGCCCGCCGCGAGATGGGCAAGGGCACGCTGCTGTTCGTCGACGAGGTCCACCGCTTCAACCGCGCCCAGCAGGATTCGTTTCTGCCTGTGATGGAAGACGGCACGGTGGTCATGGTCGGCGCCACCACCGAGAACCCTTCCTTCGAGCTCAACGCGGCGTTGCTCTCGCGCGCGCGCGTGCTGGTGTTTCGCTCGCTCGATGCCGCCGCGATCGAAAAACTGTTCGCGCATGCGGAGGCGGTCGAGGGCCGCAAGCTGCCGCTCGACGCGGAGGCTCGCGCCGTGCTCGTGCGCATGGCCGACGGCGATGGCCGCGCATCGCTGACGCTCGCCGAAGAGGTCTGGCGTTCGGCGCGGGCGGATGAGGTTTTCAATGCCGCGCAGCTGCAGGAGATCTTGCAGCGCCGCGCGCCGATCTACGACAAGTCCGCCGACGGCCATTACAATTTGATCTCCGCACTGCATAAGTCGGTGCGCGGCTCCGATCCCGATGCCGCGCTGTATTATCTCGCGCGCATGCTCGATGCCGGCGAGGACCCGCTGTTCCTCGCGCGCCGCGTCGTGCGCATGGCGGTGGAGGACATCGGCCTTGCCGATCCGCAGGCGCTCGTCGTCGCGAATGCGGCGAAAGATGCCTTCGACTTCCTCGGCCATCCCGAGGGCGAGCTCGCGATCGCGCAGGCCGTGGTCTACCTCGCCACCGCGCCGAAATCGAACGCGGTCTACACCGCCTTTGGCACGGCGATGCAGGTGGCAAAACAGGCCGGCTCGCTGCTGCCGCCCAAGCATATCCTCAATTCCCCGACCAAGCTGATGAAGTCGGAAGGGTACGGCTCCGGCTACGAATACGACCATGACGCACCGGATGCCTTCTCCGGCCAGGACTACTTTCCAGAAGCCCTCGGACGCCAGACCTTCTACGACCCGCCCGAGCGCGGTTTCGAGCGCGAGATCCGCAAGCGGCTGGATTACTGGGCCAAGCTACGTAAGGAGCGAGGTGGCTGA
- a CDS encoding RluA family pseudouridine synthase: MSRRIKRMNPKPRERDERKEARPQQARGAKTAGLRPGGKPGGSKPPRFAGERAERRPPKATVEKPAREKPVETLLPTKVQTVTVTADENNMRVDRFLEARFPGLSFSHIQRVVRKGELRVDGKRVDSKDRLEEGQSVRIPPLKLDAPKAVGELSEAAQKTLKALKEMTIYEDDDVLVLNKPAGLAVQGGSGMTRHIDQMLEVMRDSKGQKPRLVHRIDRETSGCLLIAKTRFAASHLTGAFRSRSARKVYWALVPGLPKPKQGRISTFLAKEESEDDTIMRIAQHGDEGASHAVTYYAVVETAGNKLTWVSLKPVTGRTHQLRAHMEHIGHPIVGDPKYFNIENWQLPGGLQNRLHLLARRIVIPHPRGGVIDATAPLPPHMQQSWNLLGLDAARFDPIENAPEE, from the coding sequence ATGAGCCGCCGCATCAAGAGAATGAACCCCAAGCCCCGCGAGCGCGATGAGCGCAAGGAGGCGCGCCCGCAACAGGCGCGCGGCGCGAAGACCGCAGGCCTGCGTCCGGGTGGCAAGCCCGGCGGCAGCAAGCCGCCGCGCTTTGCGGGCGAGCGCGCCGAGCGGCGTCCGCCCAAAGCTACGGTGGAAAAGCCTGCGCGGGAAAAGCCCGTCGAGACACTGCTGCCGACCAAGGTGCAGACCGTCACGGTGACGGCTGACGAGAACAACATGCGCGTCGACCGCTTTCTCGAGGCGCGCTTTCCCGGCCTGTCGTTCTCCCACATCCAGCGCGTCGTCCGCAAAGGCGAGCTGCGCGTCGACGGCAAGCGCGTCGACAGCAAGGACCGTCTGGAGGAGGGCCAGAGCGTCCGCATTCCGCCGCTGAAGCTCGACGCACCGAAGGCCGTCGGCGAGCTCTCGGAAGCTGCGCAGAAGACACTCAAGGCGCTGAAGGAGATGACGATCTACGAGGACGATGACGTCCTCGTCCTGAACAAGCCGGCCGGCCTCGCCGTGCAGGGCGGCTCCGGCATGACGCGGCACATCGACCAGATGCTGGAGGTGATGCGCGATTCCAAGGGCCAGAAGCCGCGCCTCGTGCACCGCATTGACAGGGAGACCTCGGGCTGTCTCTTGATCGCCAAGACGCGCTTTGCCGCCTCGCATCTGACCGGCGCGTTCCGCTCGCGGTCGGCGCGAAAGGTCTATTGGGCGTTAGTGCCGGGCCTGCCGAAGCCGAAGCAGGGCCGCATCTCGACCTTCCTCGCGAAGGAGGAGAGCGAGGACGACACCATCATGCGCATCGCCCAGCACGGCGACGAGGGCGCAAGCCACGCGGTGACGTACTATGCGGTGGTCGAGACCGCCGGCAACAAGCTGACCTGGGTGTCGCTGAAGCCTGTCACGGGCCGCACCCACCAACTGCGCGCTCACATGGAACATATCGGCCATCCCATCGTCGGCGACCCCAAATATTTCAATATCGAGAACTGGCAGCTGCCGGGCGGGCTGCAGAACCGGCTGCATCTCCTGGCGCGCCGGATCGTTATCCCGCATCCGCGCGGCGGCGTAATCGATGCCACCGCGCCACTGCCGCCGCACATGCAGCAGTCGTGGAACCTGCTCGGTCTCGATGCAGCCAGATTTGATCCGATCGAGAACGCACCTGAAGAATAG
- a CDS encoding ATP12 family chaperone protein — protein MRELFDEAAGQSPPDPREAARQSARAPLRKRFYKAADVTEAEGGFAITLDGKPIRTPSGRQVVIPSRELAVAVAAEWAAQGETIDPVTMPLTRIANSVVEGVIDRVDDVVDDLAKYFETDLLFYRAGHPEGLVAREAAHWDPVLFWAAQTLGAHFILSEGIMHVKQPEEAVRAARAALPGDAWSVAALHMITTLTGSALLALALVHGAREAGQVWAAAHVDEDWNTDQWGVDEEAASRRAVRARDFDAAVAVLAAVKPLVAKGP, from the coding sequence ATGCGCGAACTGTTCGATGAAGCTGCGGGGCAGTCCCCGCCCGACCCACGCGAGGCGGCCCGGCAGTCCGCGCGCGCGCCGCTGCGCAAGCGCTTCTACAAGGCGGCTGATGTCACGGAGGCCGAGGGCGGCTTCGCCATCACCCTCGACGGTAAGCCGATCCGCACGCCCTCCGGCCGCCAGGTTGTGATCCCCTCGCGCGAGCTCGCCGTTGCGGTGGCCGCCGAATGGGCGGCCCAGGGCGAGACGATCGATCCCGTGACCATGCCGCTGACGCGGATCGCCAACAGCGTGGTCGAAGGCGTGATCGACCGCGTCGACGATGTCGTCGACGATCTCGCAAAATACTTCGAGACCGATCTTCTGTTCTATCGTGCCGGGCACCCCGAAGGGCTGGTTGCCCGCGAGGCCGCGCATTGGGACCCCGTGCTGTTCTGGGCCGCGCAGACGCTGGGCGCACACTTCATCCTGTCCGAGGGCATCATGCATGTGAAGCAGCCGGAGGAGGCGGTCAGGGCCGCGCGCGCCGCACTGCCGGGGGATGCCTGGTCGGTCGCGGCGCTCCATATGATCACCACCCTGACTGGCTCGGCGTTGCTGGCGCTGGCCCTGGTCCATGGCGCGCGGGAGGCCGGCCAGGTCTGGGCCGCCGCCCATGTCGATGAGGACTGGAACACCGACCAATGGGGCGTGGACGAGGAGGCAGCTAGCCGCCGGGCCGTCCGCGCGCGGGATTTCGACGCCGCCGTGGCGGTCCTGGCCGCGGTAAAGCCGCTCGTGGCCAAAGGTCCTTAA
- a CDS encoding flagellar hook-length control protein FliK → MPTPINSILPVSAASPVADATTPDLVLQAGSVVDAKVVSVLADNLVRIAIANLSMDVMSEVALSPGQNLQLAVSQNNGAIRLAVMGGAGEAIPDQVTLTARAALLMESPPLAPSASAIRNTLTPSEQVAVTVASAEAVTRQGSQAPLFANLAAVVTGSDLPAGLKQAVLDVLAQQTPLNAGLDGGDIETAFQKSGLFLEASLATGALPSSGAMPDLKAALLVLRQTLATLEGTAPQAQGATPQASATGTAQAAAPAPATGGAVPAAMPSTEAEIAQPQQVPRSATLAAAVLADTAAGASQAAMPRTVTAGLAASLLQEMTQNLPRMIGNVPGSNKAVPDGHIFEAATHATTPPPFRGALPAPQTIAAPSLAPDTPLATTVHRLLDDTDAAIARQTLLQVASLPDRVDASGHRIDPTVPQWNFEIPFATPQGTAMAQFEISRDGGNESADPATRAWRARFSLNVEPAGPVHALITLNGDKTFVRMWAERPATAQQLRAGIGELNQALTRAELKPGDIVVRDGLPPQPAPARAGHFLDRAT, encoded by the coding sequence ATGCCGACGCCGATCAACTCGATCCTTCCGGTTAGTGCCGCCAGCCCCGTGGCTGATGCGACGACGCCCGATCTCGTGCTTCAGGCTGGCAGCGTCGTGGACGCAAAAGTCGTGAGTGTGCTCGCCGACAATCTGGTGCGGATCGCAATCGCCAACCTTTCGATGGACGTGATGTCGGAAGTGGCGCTGTCGCCCGGGCAAAATCTCCAGCTCGCGGTGTCGCAGAACAACGGCGCCATCCGGCTCGCGGTTATGGGCGGGGCAGGCGAGGCAATTCCCGATCAGGTCACGCTGACGGCCCGCGCCGCCTTGCTGATGGAGAGCCCGCCGTTGGCGCCGTCCGCGAGCGCGATACGCAATACGCTGACGCCGTCGGAGCAGGTTGCCGTCACCGTGGCATCCGCCGAGGCCGTGACCAGGCAGGGCAGCCAGGCGCCGCTGTTTGCCAATCTCGCCGCGGTGGTCACCGGCAGCGATTTGCCGGCGGGTCTGAAGCAGGCCGTGCTGGACGTGCTGGCGCAGCAGACGCCACTCAACGCCGGGCTCGATGGCGGCGATATCGAGACTGCCTTTCAGAAATCCGGCCTGTTCCTCGAGGCCTCGCTGGCCACGGGCGCGCTGCCATCGTCGGGGGCAATGCCCGATTTGAAAGCTGCGCTGCTGGTGTTGCGCCAGACGCTGGCTACGCTCGAAGGGACCGCGCCCCAGGCACAAGGCGCCACGCCTCAGGCCAGTGCCACGGGCACAGCGCAAGCCGCTGCGCCTGCTCCAGCAACAGGCGGTGCCGTGCCGGCCGCAATGCCGTCAACCGAAGCTGAAATCGCCCAACCGCAGCAAGTGCCACGCAGTGCCACGCTCGCGGCCGCCGTACTGGCTGATACCGCCGCCGGCGCTTCGCAGGCCGCGATGCCCAGGACCGTGACCGCAGGCCTTGCCGCCAGCCTCTTGCAGGAGATGACGCAAAACCTGCCGCGCATGATCGGCAACGTGCCCGGCTCCAACAAGGCCGTGCCGGATGGCCACATCTTCGAGGCGGCCACCCATGCGACCACGCCGCCGCCGTTCCGCGGCGCATTGCCGGCGCCGCAGACCATCGCCGCGCCGTCGCTGGCGCCCGATACGCCGCTGGCCACCACGGTGCACCGCCTGCTCGACGACACCGATGCCGCGATCGCCCGGCAGACCTTGCTCCAGGTCGCCTCGCTCCCCGATCGCGTCGATGCCAGTGGCCACCGCATCGACCCGACCGTGCCGCAGTGGAATTTCGAAATCCCCTTCGCAACCCCGCAGGGCACCGCGATGGCACAGTTCGAGATCTCGCGCGATGGCGGCAATGAATCCGCCGATCCCGCCACGCGCGCCTGGCGTGCGCGCTTCTCGCTCAATGTCGAGCCGGCCGGTCCTGTGCACGCTTTGATCACGCTGAACGGCGACAAGACTTTTGTGCGGATGTGGGCGGAGCGGCCGGCGACGGCGCAGCAGCTCCGCGCCGGAATCGGTGAACTCAACCAGGCACTGACGAGAGCCGAGCTCAAGCCCGGCGACATCGTGGTCCGCGACGGCCTGCCGCCGCAACCGGCACCGGCCCGCGCCGGCCATTTCCTGGATCGCGCCACATGA
- a CDS encoding EscU/YscU/HrcU family type III secretion system export apparatus switch protein, translating into MSDPSKLAIALHYEKGSGAPVVVAKGKGTIGERIVEIAKAHDIPIEENEVLAGALSKVELGEEIPPDLYKAVAEVLVFVLRLSGRGR; encoded by the coding sequence ATGAGCGACCCATCCAAGCTTGCGATTGCCCTGCACTATGAGAAGGGTTCTGGCGCCCCGGTCGTCGTCGCCAAGGGCAAGGGCACGATCGGCGAAAGGATCGTCGAGATCGCCAAGGCCCATGACATCCCGATCGAGGAGAACGAGGTTTTGGCCGGAGCGCTCTCCAAGGTCGAGCTCGGCGAGGAGATCCCGCCGGACCTCTACAAGGCCGTCGCCGAAGTGCTGGTATTCGTGCTGCGATTGTCAGGCCGGGGGCGCTAG
- a CDS encoding penicillin-binding transpeptidase domain-containing protein has protein sequence MGGIVAVTFIVQRTPPVLTRRSTLGLLAASATLPARAFAHVAPPRNEIRESLAKRFTDLGTSGTFVGYKVEDYLIVASDKERSGEAKLPASTFKIPNSLIALETGVVTDPDKDVFPWDGVKRPIEAWNKDHTLRSAIAVSAVPVYQEIARRVGQERMQKYVDLLDYGNRDIGGGIDQFWLTGALRIDPVEQIDFVDRLRRRALPISKRSQDLVADILPVTKVGDSVIRAKSGLLGAERGEPSLGWMVGWAEKGEAHTVFALNMDCKEPRLVGERMPLTQACLAEIGAI, from the coding sequence ATGGGTGGCATTGTAGCCGTCACTTTCATCGTTCAACGGACTCCGCCTGTGCTCACCCGCCGTTCCACCCTCGGCCTTCTCGCCGCATCCGCCACCCTGCCGGCACGTGCGTTCGCCCACGTTGCCCCGCCGCGCAACGAGATCCGCGAAAGCCTCGCAAAGCGCTTCACCGACCTCGGCACGTCAGGCACGTTCGTCGGCTACAAGGTCGAGGACTATCTGATCGTCGCCAGCGACAAGGAGCGCTCGGGCGAGGCGAAGCTGCCGGCCTCGACTTTCAAGATTCCGAACTCGCTGATTGCGCTGGAGACCGGTGTGGTCACGGATCCCGACAAGGACGTGTTTCCCTGGGATGGCGTCAAGCGCCCGATCGAGGCCTGGAACAAGGATCACACGCTGCGCAGTGCGATCGCGGTCAGCGCGGTGCCGGTCTATCAGGAGATCGCGCGACGTGTCGGTCAGGAGCGCATGCAAAAGTATGTCGACCTGTTAGACTACGGCAACCGTGACATCGGCGGCGGCATCGACCAATTCTGGCTCACCGGGGCCTTGCGCATCGATCCGGTCGAGCAGATCGACTTCGTCGACCGGCTGCGCCGCCGCGCGCTGCCGATCAGCAAGCGCAGCCAGGACCTCGTCGCCGACATCCTGCCGGTGACCAAGGTCGGTGATAGCGTCATTCGCGCCAAGTCCGGGCTGCTCGGTGCCGAGCGCGGCGAGCCGTCGCTCGGCTGGATGGTGGGCTGGGCCGAGAAGGGTGAGGCCCACACCGTTTTCGCCCTCAACATGGATTGCAAGGAGCCGCGCCTCGTCGGCGAGCGCATGCCGCTGACGCAAGCCTGCCTTGCCGAGATCGGCGCGATCTAG
- a CDS encoding dienelactone hydrolase family protein: MRMAFHVAAALIALCVSTVLANAQSLPKEVATRAEIYPIPSLTLSDQQFLSGDAAAGKPVTVAGEFRVAQGTGKLPVVVLMHGSSGVGATTEAWVHAFNAMGISTFVIDGFTGRGLTMVGPNQALLGRLNLIVDIYRSLEILAKHPRVDPDRIVLMGFSRGGQATLYASLARFNKLWNKSGIQFAAYIPFYPDCSTTYQSDAEVSARPIRIFHGAPDDYNPVKSCEAFVERLKAAGRDVVLTEYPDSAHGFDSGLLGVNAIAVSANAQTVRNCHIREGDGGVLMNGDTNAPFSYKDACVELNPHVGGNPKTAAEARKAVEEFLQALFKLG; the protein is encoded by the coding sequence ATGCGAATGGCATTCCACGTCGCTGCCGCGTTGATCGCACTTTGCGTCTCAACCGTGCTCGCCAACGCACAATCCCTCCCCAAGGAGGTCGCCACGCGCGCCGAGATCTATCCGATCCCCTCGCTCACCCTCTCCGACCAGCAATTTCTCAGCGGCGATGCGGCGGCCGGCAAGCCGGTGACGGTCGCGGGCGAATTCCGGGTGGCCCAGGGCACCGGCAAGCTTCCCGTGGTGGTGCTGATGCACGGCTCCAGCGGAGTCGGCGCCACCACCGAAGCCTGGGTGCACGCGTTCAATGCCATGGGCATCTCGACCTTCGTGATCGACGGGTTTACCGGCCGCGGGCTGACGATGGTGGGACCGAACCAGGCGCTGCTCGGCCGGCTCAATCTGATCGTCGATATCTACCGCTCGCTGGAGATTTTGGCGAAGCATCCGCGCGTCGATCCTGATCGCATCGTGCTGATGGGCTTTTCACGCGGCGGACAGGCGACACTCTATGCAAGCCTCGCGCGCTTCAACAAGCTCTGGAACAAGTCCGGTATCCAGTTCGCGGCCTACATCCCCTTTTATCCGGATTGTTCGACGACATACCAAAGCGACGCCGAGGTCTCCGCGCGCCCGATCCGCATCTTCCACGGCGCGCCCGACGACTACAATCCCGTGAAGAGCTGCGAGGCCTTCGTCGAGCGGCTCAAGGCCGCCGGGCGCGACGTCGTGCTGACCGAATACCCCGACAGCGCACACGGGTTCGACAGCGGCCTGCTCGGTGTCAACGCCATCGCTGTATCCGCCAATGCGCAAACTGTGCGCAACTGCCACATCAGGGAAGGCGACGGCGGCGTGCTGATGAATGGCGATACCAACGCGCCCTTCTCCTACAAGGACGCGTGTGTCGAGCTCAACCCGCATGTCGGCGGCAATCCGAAGACTGCCGCCGAAGCGCGCAAGGCCGTGGAGGAGTTTTTGCAGGCGCTGTTCAAGCTGGGCTAG
- a CDS encoding DUF4260 domain-containing protein, producing the protein MDEEAAETGAATGGVNIVLRLEGLTLFLSMVMLYAAWGGSWLVFALLFFAPDLSFLAYLSDARFGALVYNAAHSYMAPVMLLTLGFGLASPLTLSIALIWLAHIGIDRALGYGLKYSAGFGFTHLGRIGRQRSA; encoded by the coding sequence ATGGACGAGGAAGCTGCCGAGACCGGAGCTGCGACAGGCGGCGTCAACATCGTGCTGCGGCTGGAGGGCCTGACCCTGTTCTTGAGCATGGTGATGCTCTACGCGGCCTGGGGCGGCTCCTGGCTGGTGTTTGCCCTGCTCTTCTTCGCCCCCGATCTGAGCTTCCTGGCGTACCTCTCCGACGCGCGGTTTGGCGCGCTGGTGTACAACGCCGCCCACAGCTACATGGCCCCGGTGATGCTGCTGACGCTAGGCTTCGGCCTCGCCTCGCCCCTCACTCTGTCCATCGCCTTGATCTGGCTCGCCCATATCGGCATCGACCGGGCGCTCGGCTATGGCCTGAAATATTCGGCAGGATTCGGCTTCACCCATCTCGGCCGGATCGGCCGGCAGAGAAGCGCCTGA
- a CDS encoding acyl-CoA carboxylase subunit beta: MKHILDALEDRRAGAKLGGGEKRIEAQHARGKLTARERIELLLDKGSFEEFDMFVEHRSTEFGMEKTKVPGDGVVTGWGTVNGRKTFVFAKDFTVFGGSLSETHALKITKLQDMAMKARAPIIGLYDAGGARIQEGVAALAGYSYVFRRNVLASGVIPQISVIMGPCAGGDVYSPAMTDFIFMVKNTSYMFVTGPDVVKTVTNEVVTAEELGGASVHATRSSIADGAFENDVETLLQMRRLIDFLPSNNTDGVPEWPSFDDIGRVDMSLDTLIPDNPNKPYDMKELILKVVDEGDFFEIADAFAKNIVTGFGRIAGRTVGFVANQPMVLAGVLDSDASRKAARFVRFCDAFNIPIVTFVDVPGFLPGTAQEYGGLIKHGAKLLFAYSQCTVPLVTIITRKAYGGAFDVMASKEIGADMNYAWPTAQIAVMGAKGAVEIIFRSDIGDPDKIAARTKEYEDRFLSPFIAAERGYIDDVIMPHSTRKRIARAMAMLKDKKTEMPAKKHDNLPL; the protein is encoded by the coding sequence ATGAAACATATCCTGGACGCCCTTGAAGATCGTCGTGCCGGCGCAAAGCTCGGCGGCGGGGAGAAGCGCATCGAGGCGCAGCATGCCCGCGGCAAGCTGACCGCGCGCGAGCGCATCGAGCTGTTGCTCGACAAGGGATCGTTCGAGGAGTTCGACATGTTCGTCGAGCACCGCTCCACCGAGTTCGGCATGGAGAAGACCAAGGTGCCGGGCGACGGCGTCGTCACGGGGTGGGGCACCGTCAACGGCCGCAAGACGTTTGTCTTCGCCAAGGATTTTACGGTGTTCGGCGGCTCGCTCTCGGAGACGCACGCGCTGAAGATCACAAAGCTCCAGGATATGGCGATGAAGGCGAGGGCGCCCATCATCGGCCTCTATGATGCCGGCGGCGCCCGCATCCAGGAGGGCGTCGCCGCGCTCGCCGGTTACTCCTACGTGTTCCGCCGCAACGTGCTCGCCTCGGGCGTGATCCCGCAGATCTCCGTCATCATGGGCCCCTGCGCCGGCGGCGACGTCTATTCGCCTGCGATGACCGACTTCATCTTCATGGTGAAGAACACCAGCTACATGTTCGTCACCGGCCCCGACGTGGTGAAGACCGTCACCAACGAGGTGGTCACCGCCGAGGAGCTCGGCGGCGCCTCGGTGCACGCCACGCGCTCCTCGATCGCGGACGGCGCCTTCGAGAACGACGTCGAGACGCTGCTGCAGATGCGGCGCCTGATCGACTTCCTGCCGTCGAACAACACCGATGGCGTGCCGGAATGGCCGAGCTTCGACGACATCGGCCGCGTCGACATGTCCTTGGATACGCTGATCCCCGACAATCCGAACAAGCCCTATGACATGAAGGAATTGATCCTCAAGGTCGTGGACGAGGGCGACTTCTTCGAGATCGCGGACGCCTTCGCCAAGAACATCGTCACCGGCTTTGGCCGCATCGCGGGCCGCACCGTCGGCTTCGTCGCCAACCAGCCGATGGTGCTTGCCGGCGTGCTCGACAGCGATGCGTCGCGGAAAGCGGCGCGCTTCGTCCGTTTCTGCGATGCCTTCAACATCCCGATCGTCACCTTCGTCGACGTGCCGGGCTTCCTGCCGGGCACCGCGCAGGAATATGGCGGCCTGATCAAGCACGGCGCGAAACTCTTGTTCGCCTACTCGCAGTGCACCGTGCCGCTGGTCACCATCATCACCCGCAAGGCCTATGGCGGCGCCTTCGACGTCATGGCTTCCAAGGAAATCGGCGCCGACATGAACTACGCCTGGCCGACCGCCCAGATCGCGGTGATGGGCGCCAAGGGCGCGGTCGAGATCATCTTCCGCAGCGACATCGGCGACCCCGACAAAATCGCCGCGAGAACCAAGGAATACGAGGACCGCTTCCTGTCGCCATTCATCGCAGCCGAGCGCGGCTATATCGACGACGTCATCATGCCGCACTCGACGCGGAAGCGCATCGCGCGGGCGATGGCGATGCTGAAGGACAAGAAGACGGAAATGCCGGCGAAGAAGCACGACAATTTGCCGTTGTGA
- a CDS encoding adenosine-specific kinase, with amino-acid sequence MELTVVPIVKPDATNFIFGQSHFIKTVEDLHEALVGAVPGIRFGLAFCEASGKRLVRWSGNDEAALTLARDNALAIGAGHTFLIFLGDGFFPVNVLAAVRAVPEVCRIFCATANPTQVIVAQTDVGRGVLGVVDGASPLGVEADADIAWRKDLLRTIGYKL; translated from the coding sequence ATGGAACTCACCGTGGTGCCCATCGTCAAGCCGGACGCCACCAACTTCATCTTCGGCCAGTCGCATTTCATCAAGACCGTGGAAGACCTCCACGAAGCGCTGGTCGGCGCGGTACCGGGCATCCGCTTCGGACTGGCCTTCTGCGAGGCCTCCGGCAAGCGGCTCGTGCGTTGGTCGGGCAACGACGAAGCCGCTCTCACGCTGGCGCGCGACAACGCATTGGCCATCGGCGCCGGACACACTTTCCTGATCTTCCTGGGTGACGGATTCTTTCCGGTCAACGTGCTGGCTGCCGTGCGCGCGGTGCCGGAGGTCTGCCGCATCTTTTGTGCGACCGCCAATCCGACACAGGTCATTGTCGCTCAAACCGACGTCGGCCGCGGCGTGCTCGGCGTGGTGGATGGCGCCTCACCGCTGGGTGTCGAGGCCGACGCGGACATTGCGTGGCGGAAAGACCTGCTGCGAACCATCGGCTACAAGCTGTAG
- a CDS encoding protein-L-isoaspartate(D-aspartate) O-methyltransferase codes for MKVLLHVLAMVVAAWEAVAQGTPQDDQCVRERAAMVETIRAYARFAGSSLGMQGLPERVLEAMAQTKRHLFIPERSCSIAYADSPVPIGLGQTISQPYIVALMTALAEVAPDHVVLEVGTGSGYQAAILARLARKVCTIEIIPQLAETATKTLRDLAYNNVSVRLGDGYDGWPECGAFDAIIVTAALGHAPPPLIEQLNVGGRLVMPVGAGYASQQLTIVEKIAPGKTTTRAVALVRFVPFTRSQN; via the coding sequence ATGAAGGTCTTGCTGCACGTGCTTGCCATGGTTGTCGCGGCGTGGGAGGCGGTCGCGCAGGGCACCCCGCAGGACGACCAATGCGTCCGCGAACGCGCCGCCATGGTCGAAACCATCCGGGCCTATGCCCGGTTCGCCGGAAGTAGCTTGGGTATGCAAGGCCTGCCGGAGAGGGTGCTTGAGGCGATGGCACAAACCAAACGCCATCTGTTCATACCTGAGCGATCCTGCTCGATCGCATACGCCGACAGCCCGGTACCGATAGGCCTAGGCCAGACCATATCGCAGCCCTACATCGTGGCCCTGATGACAGCGTTGGCCGAGGTCGCGCCCGATCACGTTGTGCTCGAAGTCGGCACGGGTTCGGGCTACCAGGCCGCCATCCTTGCGCGCCTGGCGCGAAAGGTCTGCACCATCGAGATCATCCCGCAATTGGCCGAGACCGCCACGAAAACACTGAGAGATCTCGCGTATAACAACGTCAGCGTCAGGCTCGGCGACGGCTACGATGGCTGGCCCGAATGCGGTGCGTTTGACGCCATCATCGTGACGGCCGCGCTCGGGCATGCGCCGCCGCCGTTGATCGAGCAGCTCAACGTGGGTGGTCGACTCGTTATGCCGGTGGGAGCTGGTTACGCCAGTCAGCAGCTCACGATCGTCGAAAAAATTGCACCCGGCAAGACGACGACGCGCGCCGTTGCCCTCGTGCGATTCGTTCCCTTTACGCGTTCACAGAACTAG